Proteins encoded by one window of Mustelus asterias unplaced genomic scaffold, sMusAst1.hap1.1 HAP1_SCAFFOLD_2575, whole genome shotgun sequence:
- the npffl gene encoding pro-FMRFamide-related neuropeptide FF like, translating into MNGKVLLLVCSFVLGSVQVVTCAEEGQFEAIYQVDREDGLPGRILAAVDGEGVSARRLGNDHTMSSLINSIVNLPGKFGRSSSFILQPQRFGRETRSSSDYGTEGRIHSRGWEVIPPQFWSMAVPQRFGKK; encoded by the exons ATGAATGGTAAAGTGCTCCTGCTGGTCTGTTCCTTCGTGCTGGGCTCGGTGCAGGTGGTCACATGTGCTGAAGAGGGGCAGTTCGAGGCCATCTACCAAGTAGATCGTGAGGACGGTCTCCCCGGGAGGATTTTGGCTGCCGTG GATGGGGAAGGGGTCAGTGCGAGGAGGCTGGGAAACGACCACACAATGAGCTCGCTGATCAACTCGATCGTGAACCTTCCAGGAAAATTTGGCAGAAGTTCTTCCTTCATACTGCAGCCGCAGCG GTTTGGCCGTGAAACCCGATCATCCTCAGACTATGGCACCGAAGGTCGGATACATTCCCGAGGTTGGGAAGTCATCCCGCCTCAGTTTTGGAGCATGGCCGTACCACAGCGTTTCGGAAAGAAGTAA